A window from Vigna angularis cultivar LongXiaoDou No.4 chromosome 7, ASM1680809v1, whole genome shotgun sequence encodes these proteins:
- the LOC108338288 gene encoding uncharacterized protein LOC108338288 yields the protein MSHSSVQGNTNHDHDNIELREELNRTKAELHELRQMVTNLILIQRGHSQGDHSHRQNHDHDDHSQHSDHHSYHPYDHYQRPPRRHHNHRDHPVEPKLDLPPFFGRDNVEEYFEWEMKVEQIFECYHIDDRRRVTLATLTFHGAALYWWTSIIRDQKMHGDYTIQYWNELKAALHRRHVPAYYAREVMDKLHRLQQRNMSVEEYRQKLELLMLRAGIKEEERFTIARFQSGLNYEIREKVELLPYLALNDFVQLCVRVEEQIRRKASTKRNYPTTSEYRKYIKREGSPRRYEKPQEKEKEKEKEKVRGKEKERERERNTSHK from the coding sequence ATGAGTCACTCTAGTGTTCAAGGTAACACCAATCATGATCATGACAACATAGAGTTGAGAGAAGAGCTCAATAGAACCAAGGCTGAGTTACATGAACTAAGGCAAATGGTCACCAATCTTATTCTCATTCAAAGAGGGCATTCACAAGGGGATCACTCTCATAGGCAAAACCATGATCATGATGATCATTCCCAACATAGTGATCACCATAGTTATCACCCTTATGATCACTATCAACGCCCTCCTAGGCGTCATCATAACCATCGAGACCATCCTGTGGAACCTAAACTTGACCTTCCACCCTTCTTTGGACGAGACAATGTAGAAGAATACTTTGAGTGGGAGATGAAGGTCGAACAGATTTTTGAGTGCTACCACATAGATGATAGGAGGCGAGTGACCTTAGCTACTTTGACCTTTCACGGAGCAGCCCTCTATTGGTGGACATCCATCATAAGAGATCAAAAGATGCATGGCGACTACACCATCCAATActggaatgaattgaaagcaGCCTTACACAGAAGGCATGTCCCAGCCTATTATGCTAGAGAAGTCATGGACAAGCTCCATCGGcttcaacaaagaaacatgagtgttgaggaataccGGCAAAAGTTAGAATTACTCATGTTAAGAGCTGGGataaaagaggaagagagattCACCATAGCTAGGTTCCAAAGCGGTCTTAACTATGAGATAAGAGAAAAGGTAGAACTTTTACCTTATTTAGCTCTCAATGATTTTGTGCAGCTATGTGTGAGAGTGGAAgaacaaattagaagaaaagcttCCACTAAAAGGAATTACCCTACCACCTCCGAGTATAGGAAATAtattaagagggagggtagtccaAGGAGGTATGAAAAacctcaagaaaaagaaaaagaaaaagaaaaagaaaaagtgagaggtaaagaaaaagagagagagcgagaaagAAATACCTCTCACAAATAA